The following coding sequences are from one Melanotaenia boesemani isolate fMelBoe1 chromosome 17, fMelBoe1.pri, whole genome shotgun sequence window:
- the rpl15 gene encoding 60S ribosomal protein L15: protein MGAYRYMQELWRKKQSDVMRFLLRVRCWQYRQLSNLHRAPRPTRPDKARRLGYKAKQGYVIYRIRVRRGGRKRPVPKGATYGKPVHHGVNQLKFARSLQSVAEERAGRHCGALRVLSSYWVGEDSTYKFYEVILVDTFHKAIRRNPDTQWITKAVHKHREMRGLTSAGKKSRGLGKGHKFHLTIGGSRRAAWKRRNTLQLHRYR, encoded by the exons ATGGGAGCATATAGATATATGCAGGAGTTATGGCGCAAGAAGCAGTCTGATGTGATGCGCTTCCTGCTCCGCGTCCGCTGCTGGCAGTACCGTCAGCTGTCGAACCTCCACCGTGCTCCTAGACCCACCAGGCCCGACAAGGCTCGCAGGCTGGGCTACAAGGCCAAGCAGG GCTACGTAATCTACCGCATCCGTGTGCGCCGTGGTGGCCGTAAACGCCCCGTTCCCAAGGGTGCCACCTATGGCAAGCCAGTGCACCATGGCGTCAACCAGCTCAAGTTTGCCCGCAGTTTGCAGTCTGTTGCTGAG GAGCGTGCTGGTCGTCACTGCGGAGCCCTGCGAGTGCTCAGCTCCTACTGGGTGGGTGAGGACTCCACCTACAAGTTCTACGAGGTGATTCTGGTTGACACCTTCCACAAGGCCATCAGACGCAACCCAGACACCCAATGGATCACAAAGGCTGTGCACAAACACAGGGAGATGCGAGGTCTGACGTCTGCAGGAAAGAAGAGCCGTGGCCTGGGCAAGGGCCACAAGTTCCACCTGACCATCGGAGGCTCACGCCGCGCCGCCTGGAAGAGGCGCAACACCCTGCAGCTGCACCGCTACCGTTAG